A segment of the Neochlamydia sp. S13 genome:
ATTGCTGAATGTTGCCTTTAGAGTCGCAAGCGCCAATTTCGTTAAGTCCATGGTACATGTAACGAATTTCTTTCTCAGGTATCCACGTGTTTTCAACTTTAGAGCAGGAATAAAAGGTGCTGCTTAAACGGCGGTTAAGCTCATCATAGGCATAGGTGACCTGATGAGTAGGGGTATGAATGGCAATCAAGCGATCTAATGCATCGTAAGATAAGTTTAAAGAGCCTTTACGGATAAGGTTTCCATTTAGGTCGTAGACATGTGGGTCTAAGCCATCATGAAGGAGCTGATTGAGAGCATTAACGGTATGGGGACGTTTATTTTTCTCCACCATATTATTGAGGGAGTCGTAGCGATAAATATGATCCCCTAAGCCTTTTTCGGATTGAAGCTGATATAAAGCATCGTATGTATAGGTACTGTTTACTTTGCCTACTGGGTCGAGGGTTGTTCTTTTTAAAAGATTGCCCACTTGATCAAAACCGTTATCAGGAATATCCTCTTTTAAGGACTTAGACGAAATGCTAATCAGACGAGAATAGGCATCGTAAGTGTATTGAATCGTGCCTGCTTCCGCCATCAATTTAGCCTCTTCTAATGCCCCCGAAAGATTGTAATGCTGATAGGTGTGTCGATAAGGGCCTCGACTAATTTGATGAAGGTAAAGCGATTTATAAGAGTATTGAATAGAAGAATGGTCTGGAAGTATAATTTCCTGGATTCTATCTAAATTGTCGTAACTATATTTTTGAGTTAACCCATGGGATAAAGTTTCTTGGACCAAACGTTTATTTTTATCGAAAATACGCGTGGTAGACTTTCCTGTATGCTTATCCTCCACACCTACAACATTAGAGTTAGCATCATAAGTATAGCAGTAATGCAAAGAGTTATCAGTGGAGGAAAAAGAGGTGAGGCGACCTAGCCAGTCATAGGCGTAGTAAAGTTCTATCCCATCGGGTTTGATAACTTTTTCTTTTTGTCTATAAGCATTATAGACATACTTTGTTTGCTTTTGTTCAGGACTTCCTACGGCTTCCGTACAACTGATCAGATTTTTGGCAAAGTCATACTCAAAATGAGTGGTGACCAGCCGATCAGGTTGATGAGGAGTCAACACATGCTCAATTTGTTTACAGCAAAGTCCTTCTGCATCATAAAAAAACTCACGTTTTTGCAGGATAACGCCCATAGGGTCGCGACGAATTGCAAAGCGAACCTGCCCGCAGCTATCATGCTCCTGAAAAAAAGATTGGCCGATGGCGTCGATGGTTTCTTTAGCATATACATATTGGCCCTCTTGATTAAGGTGAAGATAATAAAAGAGGGTGCGTGTTGTATGTCCTTGAGGATCAATCAAAGTGGCAACATCCCCATAGGCATTATAGTGGGTAAAGGTGATAACAGGCTTTGATTGATGATAAGAAATTGTTTGGATGGGCTGGCCTTGCTCGTTGTAAAGATAGCCTATTTTAGTTAAAACCTGTCCTTCAGCATCCTCGGTTCGCTCTTCGATAAGGCGATCCTTAGCATCATACTCTTTAACGTTGGCAATATAGTCTTTTTCCTCGGAGCCAAAATATTCCAAAGTCTTAGCGAGCCGTTGGCAGGCATCATATTGATAAACAGTTTTTGCCTCATTTTTCGCCATGCTGGCCAGACGACCAGCAGCATCGTATTGATAATAAGTAGATTGCCCTCCAGCATCCACTTCGGCTATCTTATGAAAATGATTGTAATGGGTAGTGGTTTCGCTAAGCTTTTCCCCTGTAGGAGCAAAAGTCATTTGCCGACAAGCTCTTCCTAAATAATCATACTCTGTCTGGGTAACCACTCCATTTAAGGAGATGCTTTTAGCAAGATATCCTTCAAGGGTATATGCATTCTTTTCGGTAGATCCATCAGGATATTGGATGAGGGAGGGCTGGCCTCGGATATTATAATTAAAAGTTGTTTTAAAACCTCGACGATCAGTTTTACAGATAGGGTTATCGGCAATATCATACTCAATACATTCAAAAGGCTGATAAGGTTGGCCATGAGAATCTAATAGCTTTGGATAGATTGTTTTGATTAAACGTCCACAATGATCGTAAGTGTATTGAGTGGTCTCTCCCTGCCAATTGGTCATCGCTACTTTTTGGCTAAGGCCATTATAAGCATAATGGGTCGTTAACGTTTGATCAGCATGGATATCTTTAGAACAAATGCGTCGATTAGAAAAGTCATATTCATGCACAGTATGATAATCTTTGCCAGGGTATTGCTCAAAAATAAGGTTGTCGTTTTCATCGTATTGATAGAAAGAGGTATGCCCTAAAGCATTAGTCTCTTTAAGAATATTTCCATGGGCGTCGTAATCCCAATGCAAAGTAAAGCGAGGCTGCCCGTTACTATCAAAATGTGTCTGCTGGGTTATACGCCCTTGATGATCATGGAAATTTTGAGTTTTTTGCAGTAAAATCTCTTCCTTAAGGGCAAGGTCTAAATACTTTTCTTCAATAATTTCAGGTAAACCCACAGGAAATTGATCGCGATAGCTTGTATACACACTATGGCGCTCTGTGATACCTGCCAGATCCTCTTCTTCTAAAGCATGCCCATCATCATAAACATAGCGTGTGATCGAACCATTGCTGTTATAAGTATAAAATTCGCGATAGATAATTTTGTTATTCACGCGCATGAATTTTTTATGGAGTAAAGCAGATTTAGGGTAATAGACGTAAACGATCTCTTTACAACCATCTTGCTCACGTAATAAATGGTTATATCCATCATCACTATACTCATAAGTGCGAATGTAGCTGTCATATTGTCCCGCTATAGGAATGCCCTCTTTATTTAGCACAGGGCCCTTTGCATTCCCCGTAAGATTTCCAAGCAACCATTCATGTTTTATATTTCCATTTTTGTCATAATCGTAATAGCGGCTGCTTAGTAAGTTACCCTGGCCATCTTGTAGGGTTTTAGTTGTTAAACATCCCTCTAAAATTGGCAAAGAGCTCCAAAAAAAACTTTGCGTGCGATAAAGATTAGCGTCTAACAGCTTATCGATGCCTGTTAAGCGTCTTTTTGAGTCATAATGATAGCGAGTTTCTTGGTTATGAAGATCGAGCACGCGGGTCGTCCCACCTGGATAGCTATAAATACGACTTTTACGGTTGATAAAGTTTACCTCATAGTAAAAGCGATGGGTAGGGTGCAGGGTTTGATCTGTTCCTACAGCAGCTTTTAAACAAGATACACGTTCATAAGGGGAAGTACATCCATCGTAAAAAGTTAAAGGTTTTTTAGTATAAGCGTAAGGGTTGGTTTCATCGTAATATTCAATTTGCTTGCAGCGACCATTGGGTAGGGCTTTTTGTTTCATGCGGTGGGTAGTATCATCGTAAGAATAGCAGATTTTGGGAGCGTGAGTAGAAATCACTTGATGGAGGTCATGTCTGGCCGGATAATTGCTGAAAAGATATTCACAGCTTCCGCTTTTATCTTGATTGGCATAGGCTACCATGCGGGGATTAAGCTTAAAATTATCATATTCAAAGTGAATCTTCCCTAAATCTTGCTTAAGGCTATTCGTATTACTTATCTCATCAATTTTCCACCCTAAAGGGGATTTTTGATAGGTATACTGCGTCTTAATTCCATAAGGTTTTTGTTCATAAGTAAGCCCATCTTGATAGCGAATCTCAGTCAGGGAAAGTGGCGTGCGATGACTAGAACCAAAATATTTAAGGCTTTTTGAACCATCTCTTAAGTACACGGCAAAAGTACCTGGTTTAGGAGAAATAATTTGCATCTGAAGATTATGAGGATTGCTTTTCCCACTGATAAATCCTCTAGAGCAATTGGTCAACCCCTGACTGTAATTGGTTGCATTGATGAAAAGGGTGCGCCCAATTAGGGTATTGGTATATAAAGTCTTCATGCCTTTTTCTTCGTGAACAACTCTGTTTAAGCTGCCGCCAAGCATTTCTACATTTTCTGGCTCGTTAATGCTCCAGCCGCTGGTATGGGTGTAAATACGCTCTATATAGAGAGGATCTGGACCTGGGGTCCATAGATCAATAGCATGATCGATAAAGGTACCCGTGATGACGTTAACGCATCCGTCTACCATAGCTGAAGGCTCCCCACCTAAAGTGGCGATATTTTGCTCGCCTATAAGGGTTTCTTGGGAGGAATTAAAGTTTGCCAAGCCCACAGGTTCTTCAGTCGCTTGAAGAGGTAGGCAAACACTGCATAAGAAAAAAATTAAAAGAAAATTTCGCATCTATTCTTCCAAAAGATAAAAATTTTCTTATACAAAGGAAGTGGTTTGGTAGCAATAAAATTTTAATTTAACTTACGCAGACATAAAATTTTTCTGTAAAGTTTGCAATTCTTGATAAGCCATCTGATTAGCTTTAAGGATTAGCCTATATTCTAGAGCAAAATGATTAAGTGAAGTTTTGACTATGAGAAATTCAAGCTTGCAATAAGCGATAAAAGAGGCAAAAATATGGTCTCTTTGAGAACGAACAATTTTGGTTGGAGACTTCTTAAGGCTAGTATTTTGCTTTATCGATTTTGTAATACTGGTGAGCCGACCTGAGGAACTTCCCCACAAGCCTCTCGTAGAACGGTACGGGAACCTCTCAATTCATACCGCTCCCAATTAAGCAAACGCCCCTATCATTCCTTTATTTTTTGTAATAGAATAGGACTTAACCTGACATTTGTGATAAAAATAAAGGAAACACGATTTATAAGTCATGAAGCTTGAAGCTCTGTTGCTCATTAAAAGTGATAACAGGGAAGTTGAAGTGAGCGACTTAAATCAATAAGGAGTGTCAAAATGTCAAATTCAGCAAATCATCAAAAAGTTATAAAAAATAAACTTGGTGTTTTAAAGCTAGCTGAAACATTAGGAAATGTATCTTAAAGCGTGTAAGATGATGGGATATTCAAGAGATAGCTTTTATAGATTCAAAGAACTTTATGAAACAGGTGGAGAGGTAGCTCTTCAGGATATGACGCGTAAAAAACCCTGCATAAAAAACAGAGTGGATGAGTCTATCGAAAAAGGTGTGGTTGATTTTGCTCTTCAAAAGCCTGCTTATGGGCAGTTAAGAGTATGTAACGAACTTAAGAAACAAGGAATTTTTATTTCGCCAGGAGGTGTGCGCTCTGTTTGGCTAAAGATACAATCTTGAGACCTTTCAACAACGTCTTGAAAGCATTGGAAGCTAAAATGAAAATAAATTCGATATTCTCTTAAATACTCCAACGCCATCAAGAGCTTGTCTTGGATACTTAGCCCGCCTCTTCTTCCTGCTCTTCTGTATCTTCTGTTTTGTGCTTCTACTAAAACCTCGACCATTCTTTCAAATGTTTCACGCTTTACTCCTGTCAGCCTTCTAAATTGTTCGGCAGACAGCACTTTAAGCTCCTCATATTTTTCCATATCTTTTTCCTTAGTTTAAAGGATAAGAAAATAGCAAAAATTTAATTAAGCAAGAAGTCTAATAAAAAATCTCTTCAGATTATGAAGCGGTTTTTTAGGTAACTATAGTATTCATGTATTTCGAAAGGAATGTATATAGGATCTCTAATAAAAAATTCGTCATCTTCAATGATTAATTTTTCTCTCCAATATTCTGGTAGATTGAAGTTTTGTAAATGAACTTTCAAATTAGCAAGAATCGTTTCTAGTGAATATTTATGATAGATCTCATCTTTTTCTAGGGCGCGAAGAAGAATGATGAGGTCAAATTTTTTGTCTGGGTATTTTCTGAATAATTGAGAGAATAAATACCGTTGGCAAAGGCCTAT
Coding sequences within it:
- a CDS encoding RHS repeat-associated core domain-containing protein → MRNFLLIFFLCSVCLPLQATEEPVGLANFNSSQETLIGEQNIATLGGEPSAMVDGCVNVITGTFIDHAIDLWTPGPDPLYIERIYTHTSGWSINEPENVEMLGGSLNRVVHEEKGMKTLYTNTLIGRTLFINATNYSQGLTNCSRGFISGKSNPHNLQMQIISPKPGTFAVYLRDGSKSLKYFGSSHRTPLSLTEIRYQDGLTYEQKPYGIKTQYTYQKSPLGWKIDEISNTNSLKQDLGKIHFEYDNFKLNPRMVAYANQDKSGSCEYLFSNYPARHDLHQVISTHAPKICYSYDDTTHRMKQKALPNGRCKQIEYYDETNPYAYTKKPLTFYDGCTSPYERVSCLKAAVGTDQTLHPTHRFYYEVNFINRKSRIYSYPGGTTRVLDLHNQETRYHYDSKRRLTGIDKLLDANLYRTQSFFWSSLPILEGCLTTKTLQDGQGNLLSSRYYDYDKNGNIKHEWLLGNLTGNAKGPVLNKEGIPIAGQYDSYIRTYEYSDDGYNHLLREQDGCKEIVYVYYPKSALLHKKFMRVNNKIIYREFYTYNSNGSITRYVYDDGHALEEEDLAGITERHSVYTSYRDQFPVGLPEIIEEKYLDLALKEEILLQKTQNFHDHQGRITQQTHFDSNGQPRFTLHWDYDAHGNILKETNALGHTSFYQYDENDNLIFEQYPGKDYHTVHEYDFSNRRICSKDIHADQTLTTHYAYNGLSQKVAMTNWQGETTQYTYDHCGRLIKTIYPKLLDSHGQPYQPFECIEYDIADNPICKTDRRGFKTTFNYNIRGQPSLIQYPDGSTEKNAYTLEGYLAKSISLNGVVTQTEYDYLGRACRQMTFAPTGEKLSETTTHYNHFHKIAEVDAGGQSTYYQYDAAGRLASMAKNEAKTVYQYDACQRLAKTLEYFGSEEKDYIANVKEYDAKDRLIEERTEDAEGQVLTKIGYLYNEQGQPIQTISYHQSKPVITFTHYNAYGDVATLIDPQGHTTRTLFYYLHLNQEGQYVYAKETIDAIGQSFFQEHDSCGQVRFAIRRDPMGVILQKREFFYDAEGLCCKQIEHVLTPHQPDRLVTTHFEYDFAKNLISCTEAVGSPEQKQTKYVYNAYRQKEKVIKPDGIELYYAYDWLGRLTSFSSTDNSLHYCYTYDANSNVVGVEDKHTGKSTTRIFDKNKRLVQETLSHGLTQKYSYDNLDRIQEIILPDHSSIQYSYKSLYLHQISRGPYRHTYQHYNLSGALEEAKLMAEAGTIQYTYDAYSRLISISSKSLKEDIPDNGFDQVGNLLKRTTLDPVGKVNSTYTYDALYQLQSEKGLGDHIYRYDSLNNMVEKNKRPHTVNALNQLLHDGLDPHVYDLNGNLIRKGSLNLSYDALDRLIAIHTPTHQVTYAYDELNRRLSSTFYSCSKVENTWIPEKEIRYMYHGLNEIGACDSKGNIQQLRILGRGKGAEIDASVLLELQGKAYIPIHDTLGNIRLLINAKTHSIEETYRYTAYGQESIYGKNNKLIKQSINPWRFSSKRVDAETQFVYFGRRYYNPATTRWVTADPLSFEAGPNLYAYLLNNPLNDRDLYGLRSSSPSRGEKHRESVIMYGKERASYRIEKTPIREKGENTKSLPRVSFTDRFERKFVRCESSSLAVLLGSKSENFRLGVHNGIMTTQLEAINNAIHLRELGWEYSIDVIHNATHNLLNDCIESGLGLCYTATTPVRVNHETWNKFFDEYPRGEYFQICHSQGAINVRNALLSYDEKLRKQITVLAIAPAAYIYADSCRKAYHYRAQAWRDPIPYIDVGGLIRSKRDTVTLNSCPGAAFHDHSFQSPTYEGAIDDHISTFLKNRR